Proteins from one Euwallacea similis isolate ESF13 chromosome 13, ESF131.1, whole genome shotgun sequence genomic window:
- the LOC136413095 gene encoding uncharacterized protein isoform X2, with protein sequence MHKKVTISDLNIDIQGRGKSIKEHLVAKLGLGVIEFLLASVLYCYGIILSEYILSGTHTYEEGIWTSILFVCCWSLSEPYARLISEYFEDKKHRIFRNIVGIGSAFLFITTMIPNNVTIYTVFGGILSCIISTQLRHLATDRLDMDAKIYEAIRQVSRALSLFIMPQFIFWLLSYYKINEAKLIVASLLFHIVPAALLIKSEDYFVTPVGNSEMSRYQTIGRYSYQMKELKRVVSLEESSLNGSVEPDHSSSSSDEDERIFEITPIRHLNSSSLESSTSENSSQFSTSSQYDGMINYGASEHSVGHLVMPTMHLNPLSIQAYFYKVGVSILPGIPEENEDEETNINYIDPKRLSMISDKLEELNIQDQIRRESIREVFNINEVINEHKPEPINHIEYIPNFKDEDTRISVMHELKNLHKGRNCFHCAPYRKYVWTRRLRIMKDCLIDNVFRPLYHAAKNLYFYPALTTKVVTSTVSTLYITLAPFMAMQNTWKQTAVFNTENVTFLLTYVAFAWCFFLVTLPLVIKLNPNKIRIIFGCGLIISGTSLWILSARLSNDVITLSSLLFGFGHGIVWYMELSVYKSSIGMRPWCLVRGALEVLSL encoded by the exons AGAGTACATCCTTTCAGGGACTCATACTTATGAAGAAGGCATATGGACCtccattttgtttgtttgctGTTGGAGTTTATCAG AGCCATATGCCAGATTAATTTCTGAGTACTTCGAAGACAAAAAACATAGAATCTTCAGGAATATAGTAGGAATTGGGTCTGCGTTCTTATTTATTACCACAATGATTCCCAATAATGTCACTATATACACCGTTTTTGGTG GTATACTTTCATGTATAATTTCAACTCAGTTGAGACATTTAGCCACCGACCGATTGGACATGGACGCGAAAATATATGAAGCCATTCGCCAAGTGTCCAGAGCCTTGAGCCTGTTCATCATGCCGCAATTCATTTTCTGGCTCCTGTCTTATTACAAAATCAATGAGGCAAAACTGATTGTTGCCTCACTCCTCTTTCACATCGTTCCCGCAGCTCTGCTTATAAAATCTGAAGATTATTTCGTTACCCCTGTAGGAAATTCAGAAATGTCCAGATACCAGACTATTGG CCGATATTCGTATCAAATGAAAGAACTGAAGAGAGTTGTAAGTCTGGAAGAGTCTTCACTCAACGGCTCAGTTGAGCCCGATCACAGCTCTTCTAGTAGCGATGAAGATGAGCGAATTTTCGAGATTACCCCCATCAGACATTTAAACAGTTCTAGCCTGGAATCATCCACTTCTGAAAATAGCAGCCAGTTTAGCACCTCTTCTCAATATGATGGGATGATAAATTATGGCGCCTCGGAGCATAGCGTGGGTCATTTAGTAATGCCTACAATGCATTTAAACCCTCTTAGTATTCAGGCTTACTTTTATAAAGTTGGCGTGAGCATATTGCCAGGTATTCCTGAAGAAAATGAAGATGAGGAAACCAACATTAACTACATAGATCCAAAGCGCTTAAGCATGATAAGTGACAAGCTCGAAGAGTTAAACATTCAAGACCAAATACGGCGAGAAAGCATCCGGGaagtatttaatataaacGAGGTGATAAATGAGCACAAGCCAGAACCAATAAACCATATCGAGTACATCCCCAATTTTAAAGATGAGGACACGCGCATATCTGTAATGCACGAGCTGAAAAATCTGCACAAAGGACGGAATTGTTTCCATTGTGCCCCATACAGGAAATATGTTTGGACCAGGAGATTGCGAATAATGAAAGATTGTTTGATTGACAATGTATTCCGACCTCTGTACCATGCAGCcaaaaacctttatttttatccGGCATTGACTACTAAAGTGGTAACTAGCACAGTATCTACACTGTATATAACTTTGGCCCCTTTCATGGCCATGCAAAACACTTGGAAGCAAACTGCAGTTTTTAATACCGAGAACGTTACTTTTTTGTTGACGTACGTTGCTTTCGCTTGGTGTTTCTTCCTCGTTACCTTGCCATTGGTAATTAAGTTGAACCCAAATAAGATTAGAATTATCTTTGGGTGTGGTTTAATCATTAGCGGAACCAGTCTATGGA TTCTTTCTGCTCGATTGTCAAACGACGTAATAACATTGAGCAGTTTGTTGTTTGGGTTTGGACACGGCATAGTTTGGTATATGGAATTGAGCGTCTACAAGAGCTCTATAGGAATGAGGCCATGGTGTCTAGTGAGAGGAGCCCTTGAAGTCCTCTCA CTCTAG
- the LOC136413095 gene encoding uncharacterized protein isoform X1, which translates to MHKKVTISDLNIDIQGRGKSIKEHLVAKLGLGVIEFLLASVLYCYGIILSEYILSGTHTYEEGIWTSILFVCCWSLSEPYARLISEYFEDKKHRIFRNIVGIGSAFLFITTMIPNNVTIYTVFGGILSCIISTQLRHLATDRLDMDAKIYEAIRQVSRALSLFIMPQFIFWLLSYYKINEAKLIVASLLFHIVPAALLIKSEDYFVTPVGNSEMSRYQTIGRYSYQMKELKRVVSLEESSLNGSVEPDHSSSSSDEDERIFEITPIRHLNSSSLESSTSENSSQFSTSSQYDGMINYGASEHSVGHLVMPTMHLNPLSIQAYFYKVGVSILPGIPEENEDEETNINYIDPKRLSMISDKLEELNIQDQIRRESIREVFNINEVINEHKPEPINHIEYIPNFKDEDTRISVMHELKNLHKGRNCFHCAPYRKYVWTRRLRIMKDCLIDNVFRPLYHAAKNLYFYPALTTKVVTSTVSTLYITLAPFMAMQNTWKQTAVFNTENVTFLLTYVAFAWCFFLVTLPLVIKLNPNKIRIIFGCGLIISGTSLWILSARLSNDVITLSSLLFGFGHGIVWYMELSVYKSSIGMRPWCLVRGALEVLSVIIILLIYYLISRYKLDLNSLLFFAALVYYANAGLWFCLPFFKFFISIVKRMMFDKRNQQEGFFP; encoded by the exons AGAGTACATCCTTTCAGGGACTCATACTTATGAAGAAGGCATATGGACCtccattttgtttgtttgctGTTGGAGTTTATCAG AGCCATATGCCAGATTAATTTCTGAGTACTTCGAAGACAAAAAACATAGAATCTTCAGGAATATAGTAGGAATTGGGTCTGCGTTCTTATTTATTACCACAATGATTCCCAATAATGTCACTATATACACCGTTTTTGGTG GTATACTTTCATGTATAATTTCAACTCAGTTGAGACATTTAGCCACCGACCGATTGGACATGGACGCGAAAATATATGAAGCCATTCGCCAAGTGTCCAGAGCCTTGAGCCTGTTCATCATGCCGCAATTCATTTTCTGGCTCCTGTCTTATTACAAAATCAATGAGGCAAAACTGATTGTTGCCTCACTCCTCTTTCACATCGTTCCCGCAGCTCTGCTTATAAAATCTGAAGATTATTTCGTTACCCCTGTAGGAAATTCAGAAATGTCCAGATACCAGACTATTGG CCGATATTCGTATCAAATGAAAGAACTGAAGAGAGTTGTAAGTCTGGAAGAGTCTTCACTCAACGGCTCAGTTGAGCCCGATCACAGCTCTTCTAGTAGCGATGAAGATGAGCGAATTTTCGAGATTACCCCCATCAGACATTTAAACAGTTCTAGCCTGGAATCATCCACTTCTGAAAATAGCAGCCAGTTTAGCACCTCTTCTCAATATGATGGGATGATAAATTATGGCGCCTCGGAGCATAGCGTGGGTCATTTAGTAATGCCTACAATGCATTTAAACCCTCTTAGTATTCAGGCTTACTTTTATAAAGTTGGCGTGAGCATATTGCCAGGTATTCCTGAAGAAAATGAAGATGAGGAAACCAACATTAACTACATAGATCCAAAGCGCTTAAGCATGATAAGTGACAAGCTCGAAGAGTTAAACATTCAAGACCAAATACGGCGAGAAAGCATCCGGGaagtatttaatataaacGAGGTGATAAATGAGCACAAGCCAGAACCAATAAACCATATCGAGTACATCCCCAATTTTAAAGATGAGGACACGCGCATATCTGTAATGCACGAGCTGAAAAATCTGCACAAAGGACGGAATTGTTTCCATTGTGCCCCATACAGGAAATATGTTTGGACCAGGAGATTGCGAATAATGAAAGATTGTTTGATTGACAATGTATTCCGACCTCTGTACCATGCAGCcaaaaacctttatttttatccGGCATTGACTACTAAAGTGGTAACTAGCACAGTATCTACACTGTATATAACTTTGGCCCCTTTCATGGCCATGCAAAACACTTGGAAGCAAACTGCAGTTTTTAATACCGAGAACGTTACTTTTTTGTTGACGTACGTTGCTTTCGCTTGGTGTTTCTTCCTCGTTACCTTGCCATTGGTAATTAAGTTGAACCCAAATAAGATTAGAATTATCTTTGGGTGTGGTTTAATCATTAGCGGAACCAGTCTATGGA TTCTTTCTGCTCGATTGTCAAACGACGTAATAACATTGAGCAGTTTGTTGTTTGGGTTTGGACACGGCATAGTTTGGTATATGGAATTGAGCGTCTACAAGAGCTCTATAGGAATGAGGCCATGGTGTCTAGTGAGAGGAGCCCTTGAAGTCCTCTCAGTgattatcattttattaatttattatttaataagtcGGTACAAACTGGATTTAAATTCGCTTCTATTTTTCGCAGCTCTAGTATACTATGCGAACGCCGGCTTGTGGTTTTGCCTGcctttctttaaatttttcatcagtATTGTTAAACGGATGATGTTCGACAAGAGAAATCAACAAGAGGGTTTTTTCccttaa
- the LOC136413095 gene encoding uncharacterized protein isoform X3 encodes MDLHFVCLLLEFIRLISEYFEDKKHRIFRNIVGIGSAFLFITTMIPNNVTIYTVFGGILSCIISTQLRHLATDRLDMDAKIYEAIRQVSRALSLFIMPQFIFWLLSYYKINEAKLIVASLLFHIVPAALLIKSEDYFVTPVGNSEMSRYQTIGRYSYQMKELKRVVSLEESSLNGSVEPDHSSSSSDEDERIFEITPIRHLNSSSLESSTSENSSQFSTSSQYDGMINYGASEHSVGHLVMPTMHLNPLSIQAYFYKVGVSILPGIPEENEDEETNINYIDPKRLSMISDKLEELNIQDQIRRESIREVFNINEVINEHKPEPINHIEYIPNFKDEDTRISVMHELKNLHKGRNCFHCAPYRKYVWTRRLRIMKDCLIDNVFRPLYHAAKNLYFYPALTTKVVTSTVSTLYITLAPFMAMQNTWKQTAVFNTENVTFLLTYVAFAWCFFLVTLPLVIKLNPNKIRIIFGCGLIISGTSLWILSARLSNDVITLSSLLFGFGHGIVWYMELSVYKSSIGMRPWCLVRGALEVLSVIIILLIYYLISRYKLDLNSLLFFAALVYYANAGLWFCLPFFKFFISIVKRMMFDKRNQQEGFFP; translated from the exons ATGGACCtccattttgtttgtttgctGTTGGAGTTTATCAG ATTAATTTCTGAGTACTTCGAAGACAAAAAACATAGAATCTTCAGGAATATAGTAGGAATTGGGTCTGCGTTCTTATTTATTACCACAATGATTCCCAATAATGTCACTATATACACCGTTTTTGGTG GTATACTTTCATGTATAATTTCAACTCAGTTGAGACATTTAGCCACCGACCGATTGGACATGGACGCGAAAATATATGAAGCCATTCGCCAAGTGTCCAGAGCCTTGAGCCTGTTCATCATGCCGCAATTCATTTTCTGGCTCCTGTCTTATTACAAAATCAATGAGGCAAAACTGATTGTTGCCTCACTCCTCTTTCACATCGTTCCCGCAGCTCTGCTTATAAAATCTGAAGATTATTTCGTTACCCCTGTAGGAAATTCAGAAATGTCCAGATACCAGACTATTGG CCGATATTCGTATCAAATGAAAGAACTGAAGAGAGTTGTAAGTCTGGAAGAGTCTTCACTCAACGGCTCAGTTGAGCCCGATCACAGCTCTTCTAGTAGCGATGAAGATGAGCGAATTTTCGAGATTACCCCCATCAGACATTTAAACAGTTCTAGCCTGGAATCATCCACTTCTGAAAATAGCAGCCAGTTTAGCACCTCTTCTCAATATGATGGGATGATAAATTATGGCGCCTCGGAGCATAGCGTGGGTCATTTAGTAATGCCTACAATGCATTTAAACCCTCTTAGTATTCAGGCTTACTTTTATAAAGTTGGCGTGAGCATATTGCCAGGTATTCCTGAAGAAAATGAAGATGAGGAAACCAACATTAACTACATAGATCCAAAGCGCTTAAGCATGATAAGTGACAAGCTCGAAGAGTTAAACATTCAAGACCAAATACGGCGAGAAAGCATCCGGGaagtatttaatataaacGAGGTGATAAATGAGCACAAGCCAGAACCAATAAACCATATCGAGTACATCCCCAATTTTAAAGATGAGGACACGCGCATATCTGTAATGCACGAGCTGAAAAATCTGCACAAAGGACGGAATTGTTTCCATTGTGCCCCATACAGGAAATATGTTTGGACCAGGAGATTGCGAATAATGAAAGATTGTTTGATTGACAATGTATTCCGACCTCTGTACCATGCAGCcaaaaacctttatttttatccGGCATTGACTACTAAAGTGGTAACTAGCACAGTATCTACACTGTATATAACTTTGGCCCCTTTCATGGCCATGCAAAACACTTGGAAGCAAACTGCAGTTTTTAATACCGAGAACGTTACTTTTTTGTTGACGTACGTTGCTTTCGCTTGGTGTTTCTTCCTCGTTACCTTGCCATTGGTAATTAAGTTGAACCCAAATAAGATTAGAATTATCTTTGGGTGTGGTTTAATCATTAGCGGAACCAGTCTATGGA TTCTTTCTGCTCGATTGTCAAACGACGTAATAACATTGAGCAGTTTGTTGTTTGGGTTTGGACACGGCATAGTTTGGTATATGGAATTGAGCGTCTACAAGAGCTCTATAGGAATGAGGCCATGGTGTCTAGTGAGAGGAGCCCTTGAAGTCCTCTCAGTgattatcattttattaatttattatttaataagtcGGTACAAACTGGATTTAAATTCGCTTCTATTTTTCGCAGCTCTAGTATACTATGCGAACGCCGGCTTGTGGTTTTGCCTGcctttctttaaatttttcatcagtATTGTTAAACGGATGATGTTCGACAAGAGAAATCAACAAGAGGGTTTTTTCccttaa
- the L2HGDH gene encoding L-2-hydroxyglutarate dehydrogenase, mitochondrial: protein MSHLSRFLATLILVNGKPRSILCEGIKSTGRSLATLANNREYDVVVVGGGIVGAASARELMLRHPNLKMAILEKESALAKHQTGHNSGVIHAGIYYKPGSLKAKLCVEGMHLMYQYCDEKKIPYKKVGKLIVATDKVEVERLAELHKRAIQNKVPDIKILKGLEEIQKVEPYCVGLEALWSPHTGIIDYSIVTKQYGVDFKEKGGEIYLNFEVTGFENSSDKNYPVLIKSKDGKQVKSKYVLTCGGLQADKLAELSGCPKAPRIIPFRGEYLLLNPEKAKLIKGNIYPVPDPRFPFLGVHFTPRMDGTVWLGPNAVLAFQREGYTWSDINFSELVDALLYPGFLKLSVKYVFAGAQEVIRSAIPSLQVKKLQKFVPSITTSDVARGPAGVRAQALDLSGNLIDDFVFDMYKESSSDSIGNRVLHCRNAPSPGATSSLAIAKMMADRLESEFKL from the exons ATGTCACACTTATCCCGATTTCTAGCTACTTTAATTCTAGTCAATGGCAAACCCAGGTCTATTTTATGTGAAGGAATAAAATCGACTGGAAGGTCATTAGCAACACTTGCCAATAACAG AGAATACGATGTGGTAGTTGTTGGGGGTGGAATTGTTGGTGCAGCCTCAGCCAGAGAGCTAATGCTCCGACAccctaatttaaaaatggctATTCTCGAAAAGGAGTCTGCACTAGCTAAACATCAAACTGGCCACAATAGTGGAGTTATACATGCTGGGATATACTACAAACCAG GATCTTTGAAGGCCAAATTGTGTGTGGAAGGCATGCATCTCATGTACCAATATTGCGACGAAAAGAAAATTCCATATAAAAAAGTGGGGAAGCTTATAGTGGCCACTGACAAAGTAGAAGTAGAAAGATTGGCAGAACTTCATAAAAGAG ccattcaaaataaagtccCTGACATTAAAATACTGAAAGGTCTAGAAGAAATCCAAAAAGTAGAGCCTTATTGTGTTGGGCTTGAAGCCTTGTGGTCTCCTCACACTGGCATTATTGACTACAGTATCGTTACCAAACAATATGGGGTggattttaaggaaaaaggGGGTgaaatttatctaaattttgaG GTAACCGGATTTGAAAATTCCAGTGACAAAAATTACCCAGTTTTGATTAAATCCAAAGATGGTAAACAGGTGAAGAGCAAATATGTATTAACATGCGGTGGGCTTCAAGCGGATAAGCTGGCAGAATTGTCAG GATGCCCAAAGGCACCCAGAATCATTCCATTTAGAGGAGAATATCTTCTACTGAATCCAGAGAAAGCAAAATTGATAAAGGGGAATATTTATCCAGTTCCTGACCCTAGATTCCCGTTTTTGGGAGTGCATTTTACACCCAGGATGGACGGAACTGTATGGTTAGGTCCTAATGCTGTGCTAGCCTTCCAAAGAGAGGGATACAc ATGGAGTGATATTAACTTCTCCGAGTTAGTGGACGCCCTTCTTTATCCAGGTTTCCTTAAATTGTCTGTTAAGTACGTATTTGCAGGCGCCCAAGAGGTGATAAGATCCGCCATTCCATCTCTTCAAGtgaagaaattacaaaaatttgtaCCTTCGATTACGACAAGTGACGTAGCACGAGGCCCTGCAGGAGTTAGGGCACAGGCACTGGATCTTTCTG GGAATTTGATTGATGATTTCGTCTTTGACATGTACAAAGAAAGTAGTAGCGACTCTATAGGCAACAGAGTGTTGCACTGCAGAAACGCCCCTAGTCCAGGAGCTACGAGTTCTTTAGCTATTGCCAAAATGATGGCAGACCGGCTAGAGAGCGAATTTAAGTTATAA